The following proteins are co-located in the Oceanimonas sp. GK1 genome:
- the glyA gene encoding serine hydroxymethyltransferase, whose translation MFSKHTRIQDIDPALWSAMEEEACRQEQHIELIASENYTSPAVMEAQGSVLTNKYAEGYPGKRYYGGCEAVDKVEQLAIDRAKELFGADYANVQPHSGSQANAAVYMALCAPGDTVLGMSLAHGGHLTHGAKVSFSGKIYNAVQYGLNDTTGEVDYEQVEQLALEHKPKMIVAGFSAYSQIMDWARFREIADKVGAYLFVDMAHVAGLVAAGVYPNPVPFADVVTTTTHKTLRGPRGGLILAKANPELEKKLNAAVFPGGQGGPLMHAIAGKAVAFAEALTPEFRDYQQAVVENAQAMVDVFQKRGFDVVSNGTQNHLFLLDLSARGITGKDADRVLGEANITVNKNAVPNDPQPPFVTSGLRIGTPAVTSRGFKAEHCRQLAGWICDILEHMDDPDVIISVKDQVASLCSYFPVYR comes from the coding sequence ATGTTCAGCAAGCATACCCGCATTCAGGATATCGACCCGGCCCTGTGGTCGGCCATGGAAGAAGAGGCCTGCCGCCAGGAGCAGCACATCGAACTGATTGCCTCGGAAAACTACACCAGCCCGGCGGTGATGGAAGCCCAAGGCTCGGTGCTGACCAACAAGTATGCGGAAGGCTACCCGGGCAAGCGCTATTACGGCGGTTGCGAAGCGGTAGACAAGGTAGAGCAGCTGGCCATTGATCGGGCCAAGGAACTGTTTGGTGCCGACTACGCCAACGTGCAGCCCCATTCCGGCTCCCAGGCCAACGCCGCCGTCTACATGGCGCTGTGCGCCCCCGGCGACACCGTGCTGGGCATGAGCCTGGCCCACGGCGGTCACCTGACCCACGGTGCCAAGGTCAGCTTCTCCGGCAAAATCTACAACGCCGTGCAGTACGGCCTGAATGACACCACCGGCGAGGTGGACTACGAGCAGGTCGAGCAGCTGGCATTGGAGCACAAGCCGAAAATGATCGTGGCCGGTTTCTCCGCCTACTCCCAGATCATGGACTGGGCGCGGTTCCGTGAAATTGCCGACAAGGTGGGAGCCTATCTGTTTGTGGACATGGCCCACGTGGCCGGCCTGGTGGCCGCCGGTGTTTACCCCAACCCGGTGCCCTTTGCGGACGTGGTGACCACCACCACCCACAAGACCCTGCGCGGCCCCCGGGGCGGCCTGATTTTGGCCAAGGCCAACCCGGAGCTGGAAAAGAAACTCAACGCTGCCGTGTTCCCCGGTGGCCAGGGCGGCCCGCTGATGCACGCCATTGCCGGCAAGGCGGTGGCCTTTGCCGAGGCACTCACGCCCGAGTTTCGCGATTACCAGCAGGCGGTGGTGGAAAACGCCCAGGCCATGGTGGACGTGTTCCAGAAGCGCGGTTTTGACGTGGTGTCGAACGGTACCCAAAACCACCTGTTCCTGCTCGACCTCTCTGCCCGGGGCATCACCGGCAAGGACGCGGATCGGGTGCTGGGTGAGGCCAATATTACCGTCAACAAGAACGCGGTCCCCAATGACCCGCAGCCGCCCTTTGTGACCTCGGGCCTGCGCATCGGCACCCCGGCAGTCACCAGCCGCGGCTTCAAGGCCGAGCACTGCCGCCAGCTGGCAGGCTGGATCTGCGACATTCTGGAGCACATGGACGACCCGGACGTGATCATTTCGGTCAAGGATCAGGTGGCCAGCCTGTGCAGCTATTTCCCGGTGTATCGCTAA
- a CDS encoding sarcosine oxidase subunit beta family protein codes for MQKYSGFGLLKHALTHHENWQKVWRSPTPKHEGYDVIIVGGGGHGLATAYYLAKEHGITNVAVIEKGYLGGGNTARNTTIVRSNYLWDEAAWLYEHSMKLWEGLAQDLNYNLMFSQRGVLNLGHTLQDMRDIERRVNANRLNGIDGEVLNAKQVQELVPILDCSKNARYPVLGASWQPRGGTARHDAVAWGFARAADAMGVHLIQQTEVTGIRRENGAVTGVETTRGFIKAPKVACVTAGNSGVMANMVGMKLPLESHPLQAMVSEPVKPILDTVVMSNHVHGYVSQSDKGDLVIGAGIDSYLGYGQRGSFPVVEHTLAAIVEMFPIFSRVRLNRTWGGIVDTCPDACPIISKTHIKGLYFNCGWGTGGFKATPGSGNVFAHTIAKDEPHPLAKPFNVDRFVSGHLIDEHGAAGVAH; via the coding sequence ATGCAAAAATATTCAGGATTCGGGCTGCTCAAGCATGCCCTGACTCACCACGAGAACTGGCAGAAAGTGTGGCGCAGTCCCACGCCCAAGCACGAAGGCTACGATGTGATCATCGTGGGCGGCGGCGGCCACGGCCTGGCCACCGCCTACTACCTGGCCAAGGAGCACGGCATCACCAATGTGGCGGTGATCGAAAAGGGCTACCTGGGCGGCGGCAACACCGCCCGTAACACCACCATCGTCCGCTCCAACTACCTGTGGGACGAGGCCGCCTGGCTGTATGAGCACTCCATGAAACTGTGGGAGGGCCTGGCCCAGGATCTGAACTACAACCTGATGTTCAGCCAGCGCGGCGTGCTCAACTTGGGGCACACCCTGCAGGACATGCGCGACATCGAGCGCCGGGTGAACGCCAACCGCCTGAACGGCATCGACGGCGAAGTGCTCAACGCCAAGCAGGTGCAGGAGCTGGTGCCCATTCTGGACTGCTCCAAGAATGCCCGTTACCCGGTGCTGGGCGCCTCCTGGCAGCCTCGCGGCGGCACCGCCCGCCACGACGCCGTGGCCTGGGGCTTTGCCCGCGCCGCCGACGCCATGGGCGTGCACCTGATCCAGCAGACCGAAGTGACCGGCATTCGCCGGGAGAACGGCGCCGTCACCGGGGTGGAGACCACCCGCGGCTTTATCAAGGCGCCCAAGGTGGCCTGCGTGACCGCCGGCAACTCCGGCGTCATGGCCAACATGGTGGGCATGAAGCTGCCGCTGGAATCCCACCCGCTGCAGGCCATGGTGTCCGAGCCGGTGAAACCCATTCTCGACACCGTGGTGATGTCCAACCACGTACACGGCTATGTGTCCCAGTCCGACAAGGGCGACCTGGTGATCGGCGCCGGTATCGACAGCTACCTGGGCTACGGCCAGCGCGGCTCCTTCCCGGTGGTGGAGCACACCCTGGCGGCCATCGTGGAAATGTTCCCGATCTTCAGCCGGGTGCGCCTGAACCGCACCTGGGGCGGCATTGTGGACACCTGCCCGGATGCCTGTCCGATTATTTCCAAGACCCACATCAAGGGCCTGTATTTCAACTGTGGCTGGGGTACCGGCGGCTTCAAGGCCACCCCGGGCTCGGGCAACGTGTTCGCCCACACCATTGCCAAGGACGAGCCGCACCCGCTGGCCAAACCCTTTAACGTTGACCGTTTTGTCAGCGGCCACCTGATCGACGAGCACGGCGCAGCCGGCGTTGCCCACTAA
- a CDS encoding sarcosine oxidase subunit delta, protein MLHIYCPHCGEHREEEEFHYGGEAHIARPADPNALSDEQWAQYLFMRKNPRGLHQEMWYHAAGCRKFFNATRHTVTYEIKETYKVGEQPQQGGQS, encoded by the coding sequence ATGCTGCACATTTATTGTCCGCACTGCGGCGAACACCGGGAAGAAGAGGAATTTCACTACGGCGGCGAGGCGCACATTGCCCGCCCCGCGGATCCCAACGCGCTGAGCGATGAACAATGGGCCCAGTACCTGTTCATGCGCAAGAACCCCCGTGGTCTGCATCAGGAGATGTGGTACCACGCCGCCGGTTGCCGCAAGTTCTTTAACGCCACCCGGCATACCGTGACCTATGAAATCAAGGAAACCTACAAGGTGGGCGAACAGCCGCAGCAAGGAGGCCAGTCATGA
- a CDS encoding sarcosine oxidase subunit alpha → MSQQNRIQGKGRVDAGKPLSFIFNGKRYQGLAGDTIASALLANGVDVVGRSFKYSRPRGIMAAGADEPNCILQVGSSEATMIPNVRGTQAELYDGLTAASTNGWPNVDKDIMGVMGKLGGSMMPPGFYYKTFMYPQSMWPKYEHLIRKAAGLGRVPNERDPDTYDKLNHHCDVLVVGGGAAGLTAALAAGRRGARVILVDEQNEFGGHLLHSTQAINGQAPARWVEAAVKELENLPDVTLLPRSTAAGYYDQNFVSVMERRTDHLGERITGKSRQRLHRIRAGRVILATGAQERPLVFANNDLPGCFVASALSTYVNRYGVAPGERLVLMTCNDYGYQAALDWLEAGREVVAVIDSRANPSGDRYQQLKARGVKVYTGHGLIEATGKKRVNGAKVAPITSDGSRVTGDAVQLNCDVIATSGGWSPVVHLSAHTGSRPVWNADVIGFVPGDTVQKQLLAGGVQGTYALSAVLNEGLKAGREAAEATGYGELAARVTDADVNTTDPREDQAQALFLVPHSRAVSRAPKQFVDYQNDVTAAGIELAVREGFESIEHIKRYTAMGFGTDQGKLGNINGMAIAANAMGKSIPETGTTIFRPNYTPITMGAFAGRDAGHLFDPARFSAMHAWHVKHGAEFEDVGQWKRPWYFPKAGEDMHQAVNRECVATRTSVGILDASTLGKIDIQGKDAREFLQRIYTNAWAKLNPGFCRYGLMCKEDGMVFDDGVTSCISDEHFIMTTTTGGAAGVLQWLELWHQTEWPELEVYFTSVTDHWATMTVSGPNSRKVLEKVCEDVDLSRDAFPFMTWKDATIAGVKGRIFRISFTGELSFEVNVQANYGMQVWEALMEAGAEFNITPYGTETMHVLRAEKGFIIVGQDTDGSVTPQDLNMDWCVGKNKPFPFIGQRSWSRSDTARSDRKQLVGLKCKDAKTVIPEGAQIVLDPKHPVPVPMVGHVSSSYYSANLGHNIAMGVVKDGLNRMGETVYCPLADGRVLEAEITSPIFYDPKGERQHV, encoded by the coding sequence ATGAGCCAGCAGAACCGCATTCAGGGCAAGGGCCGGGTAGACGCCGGCAAGCCGCTCAGCTTTATTTTCAACGGCAAGCGCTATCAGGGCCTGGCCGGTGACACCATCGCCTCGGCCCTGCTGGCCAACGGCGTGGACGTGGTGGGGCGTTCGTTCAAGTACTCCCGCCCGCGTGGCATCATGGCCGCCGGCGCCGACGAGCCCAACTGCATTCTGCAGGTAGGCTCGTCCGAGGCCACCATGATCCCCAACGTGCGCGGCACCCAGGCCGAGCTGTACGACGGCCTGACCGCCGCCAGCACCAACGGCTGGCCGAACGTCGACAAGGACATCATGGGTGTGATGGGCAAGCTCGGCGGCAGCATGATGCCTCCCGGCTTCTACTACAAAACCTTTATGTATCCCCAGTCCATGTGGCCCAAGTACGAGCACCTGATCCGCAAGGCCGCGGGCCTTGGCCGGGTGCCCAACGAGCGGGATCCGGACACCTACGACAAGCTCAACCATCACTGCGACGTGCTGGTGGTGGGCGGCGGTGCCGCCGGCCTGACCGCGGCCCTGGCCGCCGGTCGCCGTGGCGCCCGGGTCATTCTGGTGGACGAGCAGAACGAGTTCGGCGGCCACCTGCTGCACAGCACTCAAGCCATCAACGGCCAGGCGCCCGCCCGCTGGGTGGAAGCGGCGGTCAAGGAGCTGGAAAACCTGCCCGACGTGACCCTGCTGCCGCGCAGCACCGCCGCCGGTTATTACGATCAGAACTTCGTGTCCGTGATGGAGCGCCGTACCGATCACCTGGGTGAGCGCATTACCGGCAAGAGCCGTCAGCGCCTGCACCGCATTCGTGCCGGCCGCGTGATCCTGGCCACCGGCGCCCAGGAGCGTCCGCTGGTGTTTGCCAACAACGATCTGCCGGGCTGCTTTGTGGCCAGCGCCCTGTCTACCTACGTCAACCGCTACGGTGTGGCGCCGGGCGAGCGCCTGGTGCTGATGACCTGTAACGATTACGGCTACCAGGCCGCCCTCGACTGGCTGGAAGCGGGACGCGAGGTGGTGGCGGTGATCGACAGCCGCGCCAACCCCAGCGGCGATCGCTACCAGCAGCTCAAGGCCCGGGGTGTCAAGGTTTACACCGGCCATGGCCTGATTGAAGCCACCGGCAAGAAGCGGGTGAACGGGGCCAAAGTGGCGCCCATCACCAGTGACGGCAGCCGGGTGACCGGTGACGCGGTGCAGCTTAACTGTGATGTGATTGCCACCTCCGGCGGCTGGAGCCCGGTGGTGCACCTGTCGGCCCACACCGGCTCCCGTCCGGTCTGGAACGCCGATGTCATCGGTTTCGTGCCCGGCGACACCGTGCAGAAACAACTGCTGGCCGGCGGCGTGCAGGGCACCTATGCGCTCTCCGCCGTGCTGAACGAAGGCCTCAAGGCCGGTCGTGAAGCCGCCGAAGCCACCGGTTACGGCGAACTGGCCGCCCGGGTGACGGACGCCGACGTCAACACCACGGATCCTCGGGAAGATCAGGCTCAGGCGCTGTTCCTGGTGCCCCACAGCCGGGCCGTGAGCCGTGCGCCCAAGCAGTTTGTGGATTATCAGAACGACGTGACCGCGGCCGGCATCGAGCTGGCGGTACGGGAAGGCTTTGAGTCCATAGAACACATCAAGCGCTACACCGCCATGGGCTTTGGTACCGATCAGGGCAAGCTTGGCAACATCAACGGCATGGCCATTGCCGCCAATGCCATGGGCAAGAGCATTCCGGAAACCGGGACCACCATTTTCCGTCCCAACTACACCCCGATCACCATGGGTGCCTTTGCCGGCCGTGACGCAGGCCACCTGTTCGATCCGGCCCGCTTCAGCGCCATGCATGCCTGGCACGTGAAGCACGGCGCCGAGTTCGAGGACGTGGGCCAGTGGAAGCGTCCCTGGTACTTCCCCAAGGCGGGAGAAGACATGCACCAGGCGGTGAACCGCGAATGTGTGGCCACCCGGACCAGCGTGGGCATTCTCGATGCCTCCACCCTGGGCAAGATCGACATTCAGGGCAAGGACGCGCGGGAATTCCTGCAGCGCATCTACACCAACGCCTGGGCCAAGCTCAATCCCGGCTTCTGCCGCTACGGCCTGATGTGTAAAGAAGACGGCATGGTGTTCGACGATGGGGTGACCTCCTGCATCAGCGATGAGCACTTCATCATGACCACCACCACCGGCGGCGCCGCGGGCGTGCTGCAGTGGCTGGAGCTGTGGCACCAGACCGAATGGCCGGAGCTGGAAGTGTATTTCACCTCCGTGACCGACCACTGGGCCACCATGACCGTGTCCGGCCCCAACAGCCGCAAGGTGCTGGAAAAGGTGTGTGAAGACGTGGATCTGAGCCGTGACGCCTTCCCCTTCATGACCTGGAAGGACGCCACCATTGCCGGGGTGAAAGGCCGCATCTTCCGCATCTCCTTCACCGGCGAGCTGAGCTTTGAGGTGAACGTGCAGGCCAACTACGGCATGCAGGTGTGGGAAGCGCTGATGGAGGCGGGGGCCGAGTTCAACATTACCCCCTACGGCACCGAAACCATGCACGTGCTGCGGGCCGAAAAGGGCTTCATCATCGTGGGCCAGGACACCGACGGTTCGGTCACGCCGCAGGACTTGAACATGGACTGGTGTGTGGGCAAGAACAAGCCGTTCCCCTTTATCGGCCAGCGCTCCTGGTCGCGCTCCGACACTGCCCGCAGCGATCGCAAGCAGCTGGTGGGGCTGAAGTGCAAGGATGCCAAGACGGTGATCCCGGAAGGCGCTCAGATAGTGCTGGATCCCAAGCACCCGGTGCCGGTCCCCATGGTGGGCCATGTGTCCTCCAGTTATTACAGCGCCAACCTGGGCCACAACATCGCCATGGGCGTGGTCAAGGATGGTCTGAACCGAATGGGCGAAACCGTGTACTGCCCGCTGGCCGATGGCCGGGTGCTGGAAGCCGAAATCACCAGCCCGATTTTCTATGATCCCAAAGGAGAGCGTCAGCATGTCTAA
- a CDS encoding sarcosine oxidase subunit gamma: MSNNTAKVTEVQRQVRVESPLYHAHLETLAKQDQQGEVVLREKALMGHLVLRGNAGNDLFAKTVEKVLGVALPTQPCSSAESSKALVQWLSPDEWLIITEGGQEGPLQQALREQLSGHYAITDVSGGQTIIELSGPKAEMVIRKSCPYDVHPSSLPTGKCVGTVFAKSSALLRRTGAESFELVIRRSFADYLWMWLQDASREYGLVIGK; this comes from the coding sequence ATGTCTAACAACACCGCCAAAGTGACCGAGGTACAACGCCAGGTGCGGGTGGAATCCCCGCTCTATCACGCCCATCTGGAGACGCTGGCCAAACAGGATCAGCAGGGCGAAGTGGTACTGCGCGAAAAGGCGCTGATGGGCCACCTGGTGCTGCGCGGCAATGCCGGCAACGATCTGTTCGCCAAAACCGTGGAAAAGGTGCTGGGGGTGGCGCTGCCCACCCAGCCCTGCAGCTCGGCAGAGAGCAGCAAGGCGCTGGTGCAGTGGCTGTCGCCGGACGAGTGGCTGATCATCACCGAGGGAGGTCAGGAAGGCCCGTTGCAGCAGGCGCTGCGCGAGCAACTGTCCGGCCACTACGCCATCACCGACGTGAGCGGCGGCCAGACCATCATTGAGTTGTCCGGCCCCAAGGCAGAAATGGTGATTCGCAAGTCGTGCCCCTACGACGTGCACCCGTCCAGCTTGCCCACCGGCAAGTGTGTGGGCACGGTGTTCGCCAAGAGCTCGGCTCTGCTGCGCCGCACCGGTGCCGAGAGCTTTGAGCTGGTTATCCGCCGCAGCTTCGCCGACTACCTGTGGATGTGGCTGCAGGATGCCAGCCGGGAATACGGCCTGGTGATCGGCAAGTAA
- the purU gene encoding formyltetrahydrofolate deformylase has protein sequence MNQHDTLILTASCESRLGTVDAVTGYLFQQGCYVADMQTFDDARAGRFFIRVEFRKPEQGEFDEAAFRDGFAPRAEKFGMEWELTERSRRPNVVILVSKFDHCLNDLLYRYRTGQLAIEIPAIISNHPDLQRLADWHHIPYYHLPVTPDSKAQQEEQLWKIVQESDADLVVLARYMQVLSPALCDKMAGRAINIHHSLLPGFKGAQPYHQAYAKGVKLVGATAHYINNELDEGPIITQGVQAVDHSHYPEDLVAKGRDIECVTLARAIQYHIEKRVFMYQGKTVVLGS, from the coding sequence ATGAACCAGCACGATACCCTGATCCTCACCGCCAGCTGTGAAAGCCGGCTGGGCACCGTGGATGCGGTGACCGGCTACCTGTTTCAGCAGGGCTGTTACGTGGCCGACATGCAGACCTTTGACGACGCCCGCGCCGGCCGCTTTTTCATTCGGGTGGAATTTCGCAAGCCCGAGCAGGGCGAGTTCGACGAGGCGGCGTTTCGCGACGGCTTTGCGCCCCGGGCCGAGAAATTCGGCATGGAGTGGGAGCTGACCGAGCGTAGCCGCCGGCCCAATGTGGTGATCCTGGTGTCGAAGTTCGATCACTGCCTGAACGATCTGCTGTACCGCTACCGCACCGGCCAGCTGGCCATCGAGATCCCGGCCATCATCTCCAATCACCCGGATCTGCAGCGGCTGGCCGACTGGCACCATATTCCCTATTACCACCTGCCGGTTACGCCCGATTCCAAGGCACAGCAGGAGGAGCAACTGTGGAAAATCGTGCAGGAGTCCGATGCGGATCTGGTGGTGCTGGCGCGCTACATGCAAGTGCTGAGCCCGGCGCTGTGCGACAAAATGGCCGGCCGTGCCATCAACATTCACCATTCCCTGCTGCCCGGTTTCAAGGGCGCCCAGCCTTACCACCAGGCGTATGCCAAGGGGGTAAAGCTGGTGGGGGCCACAGCCCATTACATCAACAATGAGCTGGATGAAGGTCCCATCATTACCCAGGGGGTGCAGGCGGTGGATCACAGTCATTACCCGGAAGATCTGGTGGCCAAGGGCCGCGACATCGAGTGCGTAACCCTGGCCCGGGCCATTCAGTATCACATTGAAAAGCGGGTGTTCATGTACCAGGGCAAGACGGTGGTACTGGGCAGCTGA
- a CDS encoding cupin domain-containing protein has product MSSKIKALRDAQPEVLLDATKWEKLSGDPHTVNLNAYKSEDGSKLMGTWICTPGKWAVNYDKWEYCDFREGYCILTPEGGEPIHLKAGDIFVVEPGFQGTWEVVETVRKYFVFA; this is encoded by the coding sequence ATGTCTAGCAAGATCAAGGCGTTACGCGATGCACAGCCAGAAGTATTACTGGATGCCACCAAGTGGGAAAAACTGTCTGGCGACCCGCATACCGTGAACCTGAACGCTTACAAGTCAGAAGACGGCAGCAAGCTGATGGGAACCTGGATCTGTACTCCCGGCAAGTGGGCGGTGAACTACGACAAGTGGGAATATTGCGATTTCCGCGAAGGTTACTGCATTCTCACTCCCGAAGGCGGCGAGCCCATTCACCTGAAAGCGGGCGACATCTTTGTGGTGGAGCCGGGCTTTCAGGGCACCTGGGAAGTGGTGGAAACCGTACGTAAGTACTTTGTATTTGCCTGA
- a CDS encoding MliC family protein, with protein sequence MKHGLLLLILAALPAVAQPAPLCSPEWAQWVEQQVNTGDGQGHGPDTGSEEWQSVVEFRLGIRGDAGVPERNTQAWCEYIDGLVRQGPSFSCENVRPGSIEALICNDPGLAARDRQLAGVYRQALARAASEQPPMLRAEQRGWIKGRNECWKSEDKQACVREQYELRTAELQARYRLVPERGPFRFTCNGNPANEVVVTFFDTEPATLIAEYGDRVSLMYAQPAASGSRYEGRNESFWEHQGEATIQWGYQAPEMRCVRVD encoded by the coding sequence ATGAAACACGGATTATTACTGCTGATATTGGCCGCCCTGCCCGCTGTGGCACAACCGGCCCCGCTGTGTTCCCCCGAGTGGGCACAATGGGTTGAACAACAGGTGAATACCGGTGACGGCCAGGGGCACGGCCCCGACACCGGCTCCGAGGAATGGCAGTCGGTGGTGGAATTCCGCTTAGGGATTCGTGGTGATGCCGGGGTGCCGGAGCGCAATACTCAAGCCTGGTGTGAATATATTGATGGGCTGGTCAGGCAGGGGCCGTCCTTTTCCTGCGAGAACGTTCGTCCCGGCAGTATTGAGGCGCTGATCTGCAACGACCCCGGCCTGGCGGCCCGGGACCGGCAACTGGCCGGCGTCTATCGGCAGGCACTGGCCAGGGCCGCCAGCGAGCAGCCGCCCATGCTCAGGGCCGAGCAACGGGGCTGGATCAAGGGCCGCAATGAGTGCTGGAAAAGCGAAGACAAACAGGCCTGCGTGCGGGAGCAATATGAGCTGCGCACCGCCGAGTTACAGGCCCGCTACCGGCTGGTGCCCGAGCGCGGTCCGTTCCGCTTTACCTGCAACGGCAACCCCGCCAACGAGGTGGTGGTCACCTTTTTTGATACCGAGCCCGCTACCCTGATCGCCGAATACGGCGACCGCGTGTCATTGATGTATGCTCAACCGGCCGCCAGCGGCAGCCGCTATGAGGGCCGCAATGAAAGTTTCTGGGAGCACCAGGGGGAAGCCACCATTCAGTGGGGATATCAGGCCCCGGAAATGCGGTGTGTGAGAGTGGACTAA
- the tyrR gene encoding transcriptional regulator TyrR, producing MRLKVNCEDRLGLTRELLNILVEHRIDLRGIEIDTSGIIYLHFPALDFAELQHLMPAIRRLPGVLDVQTTPCLPSEQEHNAIVALLKVLPDAVVAVDVKGRITLANDAACALFDQPQSHLLQQPLGPRLKGVHVSRWLEQAAPRPLSERVTVEGEPWLADLLPIWVTDESGEQSLAGAVVVFKSAWRIGQHFKAMRHQESRHFDDFIAHSPAMTALLSEARRLAVLDAPLLIEGETGTGKEQLARACHKASLRGEGPFMLLNCAAIPDDAAENELFGYAPGAFGNNAQGKRGVLEQANGGTLVLDEIGELSPLLQRKLLRVLQDGVFRRLGDEQEVKLDIRVICTSQQDLAALVQQGQFRQDLFYRLNVLNLRVPSLRERQKDILPLARHLCTRYAAELERPQPRLSARLADYLQHYAWPGNVRQLGNSLYRAISLLEGDELDVDALSLPEQSGLPGLEALCDGSLEEAVKGFERLLLARLYPEYPSSRLLARRLGISHTAVANKLREYGIGRPKK from the coding sequence ATGCGCCTGAAAGTAAACTGTGAAGACCGTCTGGGCCTGACCCGGGAGCTGCTCAACATTCTGGTGGAGCACCGCATCGACCTGCGCGGTATCGAGATCGACACCAGCGGCATCATCTACCTTCACTTTCCCGCCCTCGATTTTGCCGAGCTGCAACACCTGATGCCGGCCATTCGCCGCCTGCCCGGGGTGCTCGACGTGCAGACCACCCCCTGCCTGCCCTCGGAGCAGGAGCACAACGCCATCGTCGCCCTGCTCAAGGTGCTGCCCGACGCCGTGGTGGCGGTGGATGTGAAAGGCCGCATCACCCTGGCCAACGACGCCGCCTGCGCCCTGTTCGATCAGCCCCAGTCACACTTGCTGCAGCAGCCCCTGGGTCCCCGGCTGAAAGGGGTGCACGTCAGCCGCTGGCTGGAGCAGGCCGCCCCCCGCCCCCTGAGCGAGCGGGTGACTGTCGAGGGGGAGCCCTGGCTGGCCGATCTTCTGCCCATCTGGGTGACCGACGAGTCCGGGGAGCAAAGCCTGGCCGGCGCCGTGGTGGTGTTCAAGTCGGCCTGGCGCATCGGCCAGCATTTCAAGGCCATGCGCCATCAGGAGTCCCGTCACTTCGACGACTTCATCGCCCACAGCCCGGCCATGACGGCCCTGCTGAGTGAGGCCCGCCGGCTGGCGGTGCTGGATGCGCCCCTGCTGATTGAGGGGGAAACCGGCACCGGCAAGGAGCAACTGGCCCGGGCCTGTCACAAGGCCAGCCTGCGCGGCGAAGGGCCCTTTATGCTGCTCAACTGTGCCGCCATTCCCGATGATGCCGCCGAAAACGAGCTGTTCGGCTATGCCCCCGGCGCCTTTGGCAACAATGCCCAGGGCAAGCGCGGGGTGCTGGAGCAGGCCAACGGCGGCACCCTGGTGCTGGACGAAATCGGCGAGTTGTCCCCCTTGCTGCAGCGCAAACTGCTGCGGGTATTGCAGGACGGCGTGTTCCGCCGGCTGGGGGACGAGCAGGAAGTGAAGCTGGACATTCGCGTCATCTGCACCAGCCAGCAGGATCTGGCCGCCCTGGTGCAACAGGGTCAGTTTCGCCAGGACTTGTTCTACCGGCTCAATGTGCTCAACCTGCGGGTACCGTCCCTGCGGGAGCGGCAAAAGGACATTCTGCCCCTGGCCCGGCACCTGTGCACCCGCTATGCCGCCGAGCTGGAGCGGCCCCAGCCCCGGCTGTCGGCCAGGCTGGCCGACTACCTGCAGCACTATGCCTGGCCCGGTAACGTCCGCCAGCTCGGCAACAGCCTGTACCGGGCCATCAGCCTGCTGGAAGGGGACGAGCTGGATGTGGACGCGCTGTCACTGCCGGAGCAAAGCGGCCTGCCGGGGCTGGAGGCCCTGTGCGACGGCTCGCTGGAAGAGGCGGTCAAGGGCTTTGAGCGGCTGCTGCTGGCGCGACTCTATCCGGAATATCCGTCGAGCCGGCTGCTGGCCAGGCGCCTCGGCATCTCCCACACCGCCGTGGCCAACAAGCTGCGGGAGTACGGCATTGGCCGGCCCAAGAAATAG
- a CDS encoding acyl-CoA thioesterase: MSEAVFSTVKSSQVILKELMVPSYANFGGKVHGGIILSLMDKIAYTCAASHAKGYCVTASVDSVDFLNPVEVGELLTLYASVNYVGKSSMEVGIKVVSEDFRQGIVKHTNTSYFTMVALDEKTRKPVAVPGLVLEDEEEIRRFVMGKLRKKLRRAHQQEVTDLRQSLSLDQEMAELEGENCQLAL; this comes from the coding sequence ATGAGCGAAGCGGTTTTCAGTACGGTCAAGTCGTCCCAGGTGATCCTCAAGGAGTTGATGGTGCCTTCCTACGCCAATTTTGGCGGCAAGGTACACGGAGGCATTATTTTGTCGTTGATGGACAAGATTGCCTACACCTGTGCCGCCAGCCACGCCAAGGGCTATTGCGTCACCGCCTCGGTCGACTCGGTGGACTTTCTCAATCCGGTGGAAGTGGGCGAACTGCTTACCCTTTACGCTTCGGTCAATTACGTGGGCAAAAGCTCGATGGAAGTGGGCATCAAGGTGGTGTCGGAAGACTTCAGACAGGGCATCGTCAAGCACACCAATACCTCCTACTTCACCATGGTGGCGCTGGATGAAAAGACCCGCAAGCCCGTGGCCGTGCCCGGCCTGGTGCTGGAAGACGAAGAGGAAATTCGCCGTTTCGTGATGGGCAAGCTGCGCAAGAAGCTGCGCCGGGCCCACCAGCAGGAGGTGACCGATCTGCGCCAGTCCCTGAGCCTGGATCAGGAAATGGCTGAGCTGGAAGGGGAGAACTGCCAGCTGGCGCTGTAA